A window from Nitrososphaerales archaeon encodes these proteins:
- a CDS encoding ferritin-like domain-containing protein gives MASKELLEMLNDAIARELQVSIQYMWQHVQWRGVKGFAVKDELKRIAITEMKHAEKIAERLFYLGGKPTTQPTPIFVGENLREMIEQDVKDEEGAIRLYRKIHEKALAEGDITTARIFREILEDEEEHHDTFTSLLEEI, from the coding sequence ATGGCATCAAAAGAGTTATTAGAGATGTTAAATGATGCTATAGCACGTGAATTACAGGTATCGATTCAATATATGTGGCAACATGTTCAATGGAGAGGTGTGAAGGGATTCGCTGTGAAAGATGAGCTCAAGAGGATCGCGATAACTGAAATGAAGCATGCAGAAAAGATCGCTGAGAGGCTCTTCTATCTTGGAGGTAAACCGACCACACAACCGACACCGATCTTCGTAGGAGAGAATTTAAGAGAAATGATAGAGCAGGATGTAAAGGATGAGGAAGGTGCTATAAGGCTATATAGGAAGATACATGAGAAGGCTTTAGCAGAAGGGGATATAACGACTGCAAGAATCTTCAGAGAAATTCTGGAAGATGAAGAAGAACACCA